One Epinephelus lanceolatus isolate andai-2023 chromosome 10, ASM4190304v1, whole genome shotgun sequence genomic region harbors:
- the cops7a gene encoding COP9 signalosome complex subunit 7a, with product MEVEQLLSLSGSALAQAVSSLLETPGLYVFSDILELPNVRELENGPHAPMYQLLNLFAYGTYCDYKERAASLPELTPAQRNKLRHLSIISLASNLKCLPYSLLLQQLELKNVRELEDLLIDAVYCDIIQGKLDQRNQQVEVDCSVGRDLGPNELPNIVNTLQEWCTGCEAVLCGIEEQVSRANQYRESQLKVKVQVETEVSNLQKTLKASAASPSSGPAPAGAASNQDADQPAEPRDPASSQEPRQPGKKSSKVKGLRGSGKIWSKSN from the exons ATGGAGGTGGAGCAGCTCCTGTCTCTGTCAGGCTCAGCACTGGCCCAGGCTGTCAGCTCCCTGCTGGAGACCCCAGGCCTCTACGTCTTCTCTGACATCCTGGAGCTGCCTAATGTCAGAGAG CTGGAGAATGGCCCTCATGCACCAATGTACCAGCTCCTCAACCTCTTTGCCTATGGAACCTACTGCGACTACAAAG AGAGAGCAGCCTCTCTTCCAGAGTTGACCCCAGCGCAGAGAAACAAACTCCGCCACCTGTCCATCATCAGCCTGGCATCCAACCTCAAG TGCCTGCCGTACTCACTGCTCCTCCAGCAGCTTGAGCTGAAGAATGTGCGGGAGCTGGAGGACCTGCTGATCGACGCcgtttactgtgacatcatccagggCAAACTGGACCAGAGGAACCAGCAGGTAGAGGTAGACTGCAGCGTGGGTCGTGACCTCGGTCCCAACGAGCTCCCAAACATAGTCAACACGCTGCAGGAATG gtGCACAGGGTGTGAGGCAGTGCTGTGTGGTATTGAGGAGCAGGTCTCGAGGGCAAACCAATACAGAGAGAGCCAGTTGAAAGTTAAAGTCCAAGTGGAAACAGAG GTGTCAAACCTACAGAAAACGTTAAAGGCCAGCGCCGCCTCTCCGTCGTCAGGTCCTGCCCCCGCCGGAGCTGCCTCCAATCAGGACGCAGACCAACCCGCAGAGCCACGAGACCCCGCCTCCTCTCAGGAACCCCGACAACCAGGCAAAAAAAGTTCAAAGGTGAAAGG GCTGCGTGGCAGTGGGAAGATCTGGTCCAAATCCAACTAA
- the LOC117265665 gene encoding CD209 antigen-like protein C has protein sequence MDRDNYTGLQEFTEEPTGGNNLIHEHSNGSQGLKQGVECLRSRTALLLLIGFLASICANIALTVLLIGRPVPGAPLDSSSLGFKLNSVQKRYIQLCEDYTALGQSCSKTVKQCRACPERWIQIGDQCYFFSSNKLDWLQSRDSCAEMGSHLTILHTMEQHDALEKEAKKIGGFDYHFWIGLSDIETEGDWRWVDNTTLQHNYWDKWSSEPNNHQSGGEHGEDCATLDSHAKTWFDVPCNHIYKRICQMDAIQLN, from the exons ATGGATAGAGACAACTACACCGGCCTGCAGGAGTTCACAGAGGAGCCAACAGGAGGGAACAATCTCATTCACGAGCACAGCAACG GCTCCCAGGGACTGAAGCAGGGCGTTGAGTGTTTGAGGAGTCGGACTGCTCTCCTGTTGCTTATTGGCTTCTTGGCCTCCATCTGTGCCAACATAGCACTCACTGTGCTCT TGATTGGCAGGCCGGTGCCAGGTGCCCCCCTGGACTCCTCGTCCCTGGGTTTTAAACTGAACTCGGTGCAGAAACGTTACATCCAGCTGTGTGAGGACTACACCGCTCTGGGACAGAGCTGTTCAAAGACAG TGAAGCAGTGCAGGGCGTGTCCTGAACGATGGATTCAGATCGGGGATCAGTGCTACTTCTTCAGCAGTAACAAGCTGGACTGGCTTCAGAGCAGAGATAGCTGCGCAGAGATGGGCAGCCATCTTACCATACTGCACACCATGGAAcaacat GACGCTCTGGAAAAAGAAGCCAAGAAAATCGGCGGATTCGATTACCACTTCTGGATCGGCTTGTCTGATATAGAGACTGAAGGAGACTGGAGATGGGTGGACAACACAACACTGCAACACAA TTACTGGGATAAGTGGAGCTCAGAGCCAAATAACCACCAGTCAGGAGGGGAACACGGAGAGGACTGCGCCACCTTAGACAGCCACGCAAAGACATGGTTTGATGTTCCTTGTAATCACATTTATAAACGGATCTGCCAGATGGATGCCATTCAGCTCAACTGA
- the LOC117265663 gene encoding perlucin-like protein codes for MPEFAVSNKLTVMMNLIKKEGTLGIRGHTILGLLIGLLVCGASQAAEQDPAAVKLRLHLLEDRYRQLCAQYNALASNISAPVISCDECPEDWLHVGDQCLYLSTDRDDYVNSTAKCEELGSHLATLTTKEEHDVVEQEARRIAGIYYFYWIGLNDIEHEGDWRWADNSTLETSFWSITDHITEPDNSQAGGQEGEDCVVVDSHKHVWSDVPCNFVYPRICQKAAAPLK; via the exons ATGCCAGAGTTTGCGGTATCAAACAAGCTGACAGTCATGATGAACCTCATCAAAAAGGAAG GCACCCTGGGCATCAGAGGCCACACTATCCTCGGTCTCCTCATCGGCCTGTTGGTTTGTGGAGCCTCTCAGGCTGCAGAGCAAGACCCAGCCGCTGTAAAGCTGAGACTACACTTGTTGGAGGATCGCTACAGACAACTGTGTGCACAATACAATGCCCTGGCATCCAACATCTCAGCTCCAG TGATCAGCTGCGACGAGTGTCCTGAAGATTGGCTCCACGTAGGGGACCAATGCCTCTACCTCAGCACTGACAGGGACGACTATGTTAACAGTACAGCTAAGTGCGAAGAGTTAGGCTCCCATCTCGCCACCTTGACCACCAAAGAAGAGCAT GATGTCGTGGAACAAGAAGCCAGAAGGATCGCAGGCATTTACTATTTCTACTGGATCGGACTGAATGACATTGAGCATGAAGGAGACTGGAGATGGGCGGACAACTCAACACTTGAAACTTC ATTCTGGAGCATAACGGATCACATAACAGAGCCAGACAACAGCCAGGCCGGCGGGCAAGAGGGAGAGGACTGCGTGGTGGTGGACAGCCACAAACACGTTTGGAGTGATGTTCCCTGTAACTTTGTGTATCCCCGAATCTGTCAGAAGGCGGCTGCCCCGTTAAAGTGA